One Persephonella hydrogeniphila DNA window includes the following coding sequences:
- a CDS encoding IclR family transcriptional regulator, producing MATQALEDALNIIELLRKNYSMGVSELSKELKLNKNKVFRIIATLELKGLVELDKETGKYKLGMNLIKLEHSYIKSLEFLNIARPAIRNLRQEIDETVYMAILHKKDVIYIYEEPTRKSVIINSRLAKRYRADKTAAGRVLKISKKEVGFVVELDINPEEEIIEIATIVRDEFYYPIASLSVVAPVQRVSKERAEKEIKEKLISTAEEITEFLAPAFSLD from the coding sequence ATGGCAACACAAGCTTTGGAAGATGCGCTCAATATAATTGAGCTGCTCAGAAAGAACTACTCTATGGGAGTATCAGAACTTAGCAAAGAGCTCAAGTTGAACAAAAATAAAGTATTCAGGATAATAGCCACTCTTGAGCTTAAAGGTCTTGTAGAGTTAGATAAAGAAACAGGAAAGTACAAACTTGGGATGAATCTTATAAAATTAGAACATTCCTACATTAAAAGTCTCGAGTTCCTAAATATAGCCAGACCTGCCATCAGAAATCTCAGACAGGAGATAGATGAAACAGTTTATATGGCGATTTTACATAAAAAAGATGTGATATACATATACGAAGAACCTACACGTAAATCTGTAATAATAAACTCGAGGCTTGCAAAGAGATACAGGGCAGACAAAACAGCAGCAGGCAGAGTACTGAAAATATCAAAAAAGGAAGTAGGATTTGTAGTAGAGTTAGACATAAACCCAGAGGAAGAGATTATAGAAATAGCAACTATAGTAAGGGACGAGTTTTACTACCCAATCGCATCATTATCTGTGGTAGCTCCCGTCCAGAGAGTCTCAAAAGAAAGGGCAGAAAAAGAGATAAAAGAGAAACTTATCTCTACAGCTGAAGAAATTACAGAATTTTTAGCTCCGGCATTTTCTCTGGACTAA
- the metE gene encoding 5-methyltetrahydropteroyltriglutamate--homocysteine S-methyltransferase — MGIKTTAFGYPKIGKNRELKRAIESYWKGEISREEMLKKTEEINIERIKKMIEADLDYIPSNDFSLYDFILDISTMIDAVPERFRKIQDSLDRYFAMARGTEDAVACEMTKWFDTNYHYIVPELTGDFKLVKNRPLESYRWAKEKLGIETKPVITGAFTYLILSKVYEKQEGSLLMKMVKAEESEKFKTFLLELAKVYNQILKELQHEGVKAVQFDEPALVLDISEEKVDDLLEAYSIITEGISDIQIFVHTYYESLEHFEKITNELPVTGIGLDFVSNEENLQNLKKYGFPEDKILQAGVISGRDPWKTDFKELVQLINEIKKYVDEDRIVISNSAPLFHLPVSVQSEKGHLDNRLIKLLSFADERLEEIKTIKQIVNVGLELPEQSLQLLREEFKDEKVRQAVKDVQSHEIKRPHNFKERYRKQIELLGIPRFPTTTIGSFPQTKEIRQMRAKFRRGEISEQEYENFIKEQIKYAIKLQEDLELDVLVHGEFERTDMVEFFGEKLNGFAFTKNGWVQSYGTRCVRPPIIYGDISRPAPMTLKETVYAQNLTKKPVKGMLTGPVTILNWSFYRKDIPKEEIAYQIALALREEVLDLEKAGIKVIQIDEPAFREGLPLKKRKQESYLKWAVKAFRLTNNTVKETTQIHTHMCYSEFNEIIEWIYKMDADVISIEASRSKGEIIEAFERFKYDHGIGIGIYDIHSPRIPSVEEMMEIAERTVQVINKNLIWINPDCGLKTRQWEEVIPALKNMVEVAKILRDKYGNEYQW, encoded by the coding sequence ATGGGTATAAAAACGACCGCTTTTGGATACCCAAAAATCGGGAAAAATCGAGAATTGAAAAGGGCTATTGAGAGCTACTGGAAAGGAGAAATTTCCAGAGAAGAAATGCTTAAAAAAACAGAAGAAATAAACATAGAGCGAATAAAAAAAATGATAGAGGCAGATTTAGATTATATACCTTCAAATGATTTTTCTCTGTATGACTTTATCTTAGATATATCAACTATGATAGATGCTGTCCCTGAAAGGTTTAGAAAAATTCAGGACAGCCTTGATAGATACTTTGCGATGGCGCGGGGAACAGAAGATGCAGTAGCCTGTGAGATGACAAAATGGTTTGATACAAACTACCATTACATAGTTCCAGAACTAACAGGAGATTTTAAGTTAGTAAAGAATAGACCTTTAGAGTCTTACAGATGGGCAAAGGAAAAGTTAGGGATTGAGACAAAACCAGTTATTACTGGAGCTTTTACTTATTTGATTCTCTCTAAAGTCTACGAGAAACAGGAAGGCTCTCTTCTTATGAAAATGGTAAAAGCAGAAGAAAGTGAGAAGTTCAAAACTTTTCTTTTAGAGCTTGCAAAAGTTTACAATCAGATCTTAAAAGAACTGCAACATGAAGGAGTAAAGGCTGTCCAGTTTGATGAACCTGCACTTGTTTTAGATATTTCAGAAGAAAAAGTTGACGATCTTTTAGAAGCTTACAGCATTATCACAGAAGGAATTTCAGATATTCAGATATTTGTCCACACCTACTATGAAAGTCTTGAACATTTTGAAAAAATTACAAATGAACTGCCTGTAACCGGAATAGGGCTTGATTTTGTAAGTAATGAAGAAAATCTACAGAATCTTAAAAAATACGGTTTTCCTGAAGACAAAATACTACAGGCAGGAGTTATATCTGGTAGAGATCCATGGAAAACAGACTTTAAAGAATTAGTTCAACTTATCAATGAGATAAAAAAATATGTAGATGAGGACAGAATAGTAATCTCAAATTCTGCTCCTTTATTTCATCTTCCTGTCTCAGTACAGAGTGAAAAAGGACATTTAGATAATAGACTGATCAAACTACTCTCTTTTGCAGATGAGAGATTAGAAGAAATAAAAACTATAAAACAGATAGTAAATGTGGGTTTAGAACTACCAGAACAATCATTGCAACTACTCAGAGAAGAGTTTAAAGATGAAAAGGTCAGACAGGCTGTTAAAGATGTTCAGAGTCATGAAATAAAAAGACCCCATAACTTCAAAGAAAGATACAGAAAGCAGATAGAACTCCTCGGAATACCAAGATTTCCTACAACAACTATAGGAAGCTTTCCCCAGACTAAAGAAATAAGACAGATGAGGGCAAAATTCAGAAGAGGAGAGATATCAGAACAAGAATATGAAAACTTTATAAAGGAACAGATAAAATATGCGATAAAACTACAGGAGGACCTTGAGTTAGATGTTCTGGTTCATGGTGAGTTTGAAAGGACAGATATGGTTGAGTTTTTCGGAGAAAAACTAAATGGTTTTGCATTTACAAAAAATGGATGGGTACAGTCTTACGGAACAAGATGTGTAAGACCACCTATCATTTATGGGGATATATCAAGACCTGCTCCTATGACTTTGAAAGAAACGGTATACGCACAAAATCTTACAAAAAAACCTGTAAAAGGAATGCTTACAGGTCCTGTTACAATCTTAAACTGGTCTTTTTATAGAAAAGATATTCCAAAAGAAGAGATAGCATACCAGATAGCCCTTGCCCTCAGAGAAGAGGTTTTAGATTTAGAGAAAGCAGGAATAAAGGTAATACAGATAGATGAACCTGCCTTTAGAGAAGGGCTTCCCCTCAAAAAAAGGAAACAGGAATCTTATCTAAAGTGGGCTGTAAAAGCATTCAGATTAACGAATAATACAGTAAAAGAAACAACACAGATACATACCCATATGTGCTACTCAGAGTTTAACGAGATAATAGAATGGATTTACAAAATGGATGCAGATGTTATATCGATTGAAGCATCAAGATCAAAAGGTGAGATAATAGAGGCTTTCGAGAGGTTTAAATACGACCACGGGATAGGTATAGGTATTTATGATATCCACTCTCCAAGAATACCATCTGTTGAAGAAATGATGGAAATAGCAGAAAGAACAGTTCAGGTCATAAACAAGAATCTGATATGGATAAATCCAGATTGTGGTTTAAAAACAAGGCAGTGGGAAGAGGTAATTCCAGCTTTAAAAAATATGGTTGAAGTGGCAAAGATACTAAGAGATAAGTATGGAAACGAATACCAGTGGTAG